The sequence ACCTCGCCGGCGAGGACATCCGCGAGGGTCTGACGGCGATCATCTCGGTCAAGCTGGGCGAGCCCCAGTTCGAGGGCCAGACGAAGACCAAGCTGGGCAACACGGAGGCCAAGACCTTCGTGCAGAAGGTCGTCCACGAGCACCTCAACGACTGGTTCGACCGCAACCCGGTCGAGGCCGCGGACATCATCCGCAAGTCGATCCAGGCGGCCACGGCGCGCGTCGCGGCCCGCAAGGCCCGTGACCTCACGCGTCGCAAGGGTCTGCTGGAGAGCGCCTCGCTGCCGGGCAAGCTGTCCGACTGCCAGTCGAACGACCCGACCAAGTGCGAGATCTTCATCGTCGAGGGTGACTCGGCCGGTGGCTCCGCGAAGTCCGGCCGCAACCCGATGTACCAGGCCATCCTGCCGATCCGCGGCAAGATCCTGAACGTCGAGAAGGCGCGGATCGACAAGATCCTCCAGAACACCGAGGTCCAGGCGCTGATCAGCGCCTTCGGTACCGGTGTGCACGAGGACTTCGACATCGAGAAGCTCCGCTATCACAAGATCATCTTGATGGCGGACGCCGACGTCGACGGCCAGCACATCAACACCCTGCTGCTGACCTTCCTCTTCCGCTTCATGCGGCCGCTGGTCGAGGCCGGTCACGTGTACCTGTCGCGCCCGCCGCTCTACAAGATCAAGTGGGGCCGGGACGACTTCGAGTACGCGTACTCGGACCGCGAGCGCGACGCCCTCGTGGAGCTCGGCAAGCAGAACGGCAAGCGGATCAAGGAAGACTCGATCCAGCGCTTCAAGGGTCTGGGCGAGATGAACGCCGAGGAACTGCGCGTCACCACCATGGACGTGGACCACCGCGTGCTCGGCCAGGTCACGCTCGACGACGCGGCGCAGGCCGACGACCTGTTCTCGGTGCTGATGGGTGAGGACGTCGAGGCCCGGCGCTCCTTCATCCAGCGCAACGCCAAGGACGTCCGCTTCCTCGACATCTGAGTCGGCTCCGCTGACCGCCGCCTGAAAGGATTTCTGACCAGCAATGGCCGACGAAACCACCCCCACCGCAGAGAACACCGCGGAGGAGCAGCCCGTGCTGCGCATCGAGCCCGTCGGGCTCGAGACGGAGATGCAGCGCTCCTACCTCGACTACGCGATGTCCGTCATCGTCTCGCGCGCCCTGCCGGACGTGCGCGACGGCCTCAAGCCGGTGCACCGCCGCGTGCTGTACGCGATGTACGACGGCGGCTACCGGCCCGAGAAGGGCTTCTACAAGTGCGCCCGTGTCGTCGGCGACGTCATGGGTACCTACCACCCGCACGGTGACAGCTCGATCTACGACGCCCTGGTCCGTCTGGCCCAGCCGTGGTCGATGCGCATGCCGCTGGTCGACAGCAACGGCAACTTCGGCTCCCCGGGCAACGACCCGGCGGCCGCGATGCGCTACACCGAGTGCAAGCTCATGCCGCTGGCCATGGAGATGCTCCGGGACATCGACGAGGAGACCGTCGACTTCCAGGACAACTACGACGGCCGCAACCAGGAGCCCACCGTGCTCCCGGCGCGCTTCCCGAACCTGCTGGTCAACGGCAGCGCCGGCATCGCGGTCGGCATGGCGACCAACATCCCGCCGCACAACCTCCGCGAGGTCGCGGCCGGTGCGCAGTGGGCGCTGGAGCACCCGGAGGCCTCGCACGAGGAGCTCCAGGACGCGCTGATCGAGCGGATCAAGGGCCCTGACTTCCCGTCGGGCGCCCTGGTCGTGGGCCGCAAGGGCATCGAGGAGGCGTACCGGACCGGTCGCGGCTCCATCACGATGCGCGCGGTGGTGGAGGTCGAGGAGATCCAGAACCGCCAGTGCCTGGTGGTCACGGAGCTTCCGTACCAGACCAACCCCGACAACCTCGCGCAGAAGATCGCGGACCTGGTGAAGGACGGCAAGGTCGGCGGCATCGCCGACGTCCGTGACGAGACCTCGTCGCGGACCGGCCAGCGCCTGGTGATCGTGCTCAAGCGCGACGCCGTCGCCAAGGTCGTGCTGAACAACCTCTACAAGCACACCGAGCTGCAGACGAACTTCGGCGCGAACATGCTGGCGCTGGTGGACGGTGTGCCGCGCACGCTGTCGATCGACGCCTTCATCCGCCACTGGGTGACGCACCAGATCGAGGTCATCGTCCGGCGTACGAAGTTCCGCCTGCGCAAGGCGGAGGAGCGCGCGCACATCCTGCGCGGTCTGCTCAAGGCGCTGGACGCGATCGACGAGGTCATCGCGCTGATCCGGCGCAGCAACACGGTCGAGATCGCGCGCGAGGGCCTGATGGGCCTCCTGGAGATCGACGAGATCCAGGCGAACGCGATCCTGGAGATGCAGCTCCGCCGCCTCGCGGCCCTGGAGCGCCAGAAGATCGTCGCCGAGCACGACGAGCTCCAGGCCAAGATCAACGAGTACAACGCCATCCTGGCCTCGGAGGAGCGTCAGCGCTCCATCGTCAGCGAGGAACTGGCGGCGATCGTCGAGAAGTTCGGCGACGACCGGCGTTCCAAGCTGGTGCCCTTCGACGGTGACATGTCCATCGAGGACCTGATCGCCGAAGAGGACATCGTCGTCACGATCACGCACGGCGGTTACGTCAAGCGCACCAAGACCGAGGACTACCGCTCGCAGAAGCGCGGCGGCAAGGGCGTGCGCGGCACCAAGCTGAAGCAGGACGACCTGGTCGACCACTTCTTCGTCTCCACCACGCACCACTGGCTGCTGTTCTTCACGAACAAGGGCCGGGTCTACCGCTCCAAGGCGTACGAGCTGCCGGACGCCGGCCGCGACGCCCGCGGGCAGCACGTGGCGAACCTGCTGGCCTTCCAGCCGGACGAGAAGATCGCCCAGATCCTCGCGATCCGTGACTACGAGGCGGCGCCGTACCTGATCCTGGCCACCAAGGGCGGCCTGGTGAAGAAGACGGCGCTCAAGGACTACGACTCGCCCCGCTCGGGCGGCGTCATCGCGATCAACCTCCGGGA comes from Streptomyces virginiae and encodes:
- the gyrA gene encoding DNA gyrase subunit A, yielding MADETTPTAENTAEEQPVLRIEPVGLETEMQRSYLDYAMSVIVSRALPDVRDGLKPVHRRVLYAMYDGGYRPEKGFYKCARVVGDVMGTYHPHGDSSIYDALVRLAQPWSMRMPLVDSNGNFGSPGNDPAAAMRYTECKLMPLAMEMLRDIDEETVDFQDNYDGRNQEPTVLPARFPNLLVNGSAGIAVGMATNIPPHNLREVAAGAQWALEHPEASHEELQDALIERIKGPDFPSGALVVGRKGIEEAYRTGRGSITMRAVVEVEEIQNRQCLVVTELPYQTNPDNLAQKIADLVKDGKVGGIADVRDETSSRTGQRLVIVLKRDAVAKVVLNNLYKHTELQTNFGANMLALVDGVPRTLSIDAFIRHWVTHQIEVIVRRTKFRLRKAEERAHILRGLLKALDAIDEVIALIRRSNTVEIAREGLMGLLEIDEIQANAILEMQLRRLAALERQKIVAEHDELQAKINEYNAILASEERQRSIVSEELAAIVEKFGDDRRSKLVPFDGDMSIEDLIAEEDIVVTITHGGYVKRTKTEDYRSQKRGGKGVRGTKLKQDDLVDHFFVSTTHHWLLFFTNKGRVYRSKAYELPDAGRDARGQHVANLLAFQPDEKIAQILAIRDYEAAPYLILATKGGLVKKTALKDYDSPRSGGVIAINLRETEAGGDDELIGAELVSAEDDLLLISKKAQSIRFTATDEALRPMGRATSGVKGMSFREGDELLSMNVVRPGTFVFTATDGGYAKRTPVDEYRVQGRGGLGIKAAKIVEDRGSLVGALVVDESDEILAITLGGGVIRTRVNEVRETGRDTMGVQLINLGKRDAVVGIARNAEAGQEADEVEADENDTEVADGQAAEAAEGTQPSAGEHEE